Part of the Sphingobacterium sp. LZ7M1 genome, AACGAGGGTGGAAGTATCTGGATTTTCGACATCGTGGAACAAAACAGTACTGAAATCCAAAAATTCATGTATAATGACCGATATGGGGAGTTTTTAGTGAAATTGAAAGATAAAGCCTATCAGGAACATGTTTTCGCCTATATAGAAAAAGAGGATTCTCCAAGGCCCCTAATCTATCAATTGCACTTGTTGGAGAAGGTAGGTTTTAAAAAGGTCGATATATTGCACAAGCATTTATGCTTTGCTTCGTTTTTGGGATTTAAAGGTGAAGAGATGTGAGATATGAGACAGTGGAAAGGCTTTTTCAGATAAGAAAGGAGAACATCCAAGGTTATAGGATTAATAGCCTTGGATGTTCTGCATTTTGATAGTATTTTATTGGGCTAGGTAGGTTGATACTCTTCCTATCCTGCCTTTATCGTCTACTACAGCCAAATTGATCTTGTCTCCTTTTTTGACCTGGATTCCATCTATAGGGAATCGCTGTGATCCTGAATTAGGTTCTGAACCATCAAGGGTATAGAAGATATCAAAGCCTGGATATTCAATATTTGCTTGGATTTTGTTCCCTTTTTGGACAACGCCTACGGAAGGTAATCTATAGTTGAACCCATCAGCGATTAGGTCCAGTTTCGGAAGTTCCTTCTTTCCTACTTTATTGACAAAATCGGAATAGCTTTGAGCAAAGGCCTTCTTATCAAATTTGGAGTCCTCCTCCCACACTCTTTTAGGAGCCCAAGCGCGCTCAGACAAAGCATATAACCTTGGGAACAACATATAGTCCATGCGTTCTGGGGTCAATACGGTCTCTGCCCAAAGAGCGGCTTTAATACCTAAGAGATTAGATTTTCCTTTTTCGGTCAACCTTACTTTGGAAGCCAGGTATTTCGGTTCCAATTTCTTGCCAGGTTCCGTAATGGCCATATTGGAGAAAAAGTTCTCAGGCAACAATGAAAAGGAATGATAAAGATCGGATATTGCGGCCCATTTTAATCCAGGCTCCCTGAAATCACGGTCCCAGACCATATCCAGGTAGAGATTAGCTGCGCTGATGAACATGGTCTTGTATCCAGCATTGGCCAATTTATAGACTAAATCCTCATGGCCTCCCCCGATTACGTTGTTCCATACATCAAGATGCATATTGAGATGAGCCAACTCCTCATTGACTACCATTCCAGAGCCTTTATTGACCATTCCGAACTCTTCCCATCCAGCCATGATCAACCCTTTGGAGGCACAGATTTCGTTGATCTTCTTGACGTAGTATGGCCAAACCTCATAAACAGTTTTAAAGCCTTCTTTTTCCATCAGGGCCTGGATGGCCGGAGATTTCTCCCATGAACCCGCTGGAACCTCATCTCCTCCCAGGGAAACCACCTCTAACTTCAAGCCAACCTCATCATACATCTTCTTGATATCGTCCAATACAACGTCTAAAAAGCGGTAAACGGAAGGCAAGGCCGGGTTCATCACATTATCGTCCCAGTATTGCGCCGAACTGTATTCGGATTTGTCCTCGGCTTCGTAAAGTAAGAACTCTTCTGCTTCTTGGGTTTTACCAGCTTTCATTAACCTGTTGTACCGAGTTTCCATTGATTTGATGGCAGCTCGTGCATGACCTGGCGTTTCAATCTCTGGAATGACGGAGATATAGTTTGCCGCAGCATATTTCAATATTTCCTGAAATTGGGCTTTGGTCAAGAAATGACCTTCAGTCACGTTCGTTCCAGATCCATAGGCAGGTTGAATACTCGTCCCGTCCTGATAGAAAGGTGATCGTTGGGAGCCAATTTCTGTCAACTCCGGTAAGGATGGGATCTCTAATCGCCAACCTTCATCATCAATGAAGTGCAGATGGAGTTTGTTGACCTTCAATTGAGCCAATACATCAATGTATTTTTTGATGGTTTCAATACCCTTAAAATTACGGGCTATATCCATCATAAAACCACGGTATTCGAACCTTGGTTTGTCATTGACTTCCAAATACGGAAGGCTTACATCTGCCTTGCCCTTCAATTGTTCTGCAGTAAGCAAGGACTTGATGGATTGTAGAGCATAGAATGCTCCAGCTGGCTCGCTCGCTTCAATAGAAATGCCTCTGTTGTCTATTTTTAGATTGTACTCCTCATTAGCCATTCCTTTTTTATAGAGGATCTTGATGTTGGCATCCCCTTCATTTCCGTTGACAAAATTGAATTGGCTCAGTTGCTGAGCGAGTTCCTGGAAAGGCTTTAGAGCAAAGTTGAAATGTTCATGAACATAGTAACTGACATCGGAATTGAATTTATAAGTCCCTTTACCTACTTTGATATGGGCAGGTGTGGGAAGAATCAACTGCTCACCCGAAGAGATCCTAGAAGCATTCTTTTCAAAGAGTTCGTTTAGAAATTTGTTCTGTTCCTCGGAACTGAGATGCAGCGGAATCACCTGCGGATGTCCGATATTGATGATTTCCTTGGGATTATCTCTGTTTTGAAGGTAAAAACCATTTGGAGTAAGGGAGGTATGGGTAATTGGATAGGGTGATTTATAATCGATCACCAAGGAGTCTTTCGCTTTGATGAAGGATTGATCCGTAAAATCGATGGAATATAAGTTTCCGTTGCGGTTATGTATCGAATAACCATCCACACTTTTCTCTTCAATGGGATACATGGAATTGAACCAAAGGTTGTATCCTTTAAGGTTCAAATTCTGCATGTCATTGTTTTTTACAATGATCTTTAGTGCTAGATTATCTTTGGGGTTATAATTTTCATTGAAATCCCATTTTACTTCCAGATTATTCTTTTGGGCCTGCACTTGGCCAGCCAACAAAAGAATTCCGCAGAGACTTAGGGTTTTAATTAGTTTCATATGATGTAGTTTACAGCTTAAAAATAGCACCTTAAAAGGGAATCAGCAATTTTTATGAAAAATATTTTGTGTTAATAAAAGTAAATTCTATATTTGCACACCGGAAAACAAAACGGCCCGTTCGTCTAGGGGTTAGGACGCAAGATTTTCATTCTTGAAACAGGGGTTCGATTCCCCTACGGGCTACAGAAAAAAGCGACTTGAAAAGGTCGCTTTTTTGGTTTAAAGAAATTGGTAGATATCATTCAGACCAATGGCCTATTTCCCGCCCTAAAATTCCCTTTATCAATTCCCAAAAATTAATGGTTTTTAAGTATTGTTTGCCTTTTGGCTCTCTTCTAATTTTATAATATCGAATGCTGCCTATAAAACCTTAGAAATTCGAATGAATTAAGTCACATTGTAATATTAGAAGATCATGAAAAATAAATCAATTAAATGGAGCTCAATAATCCCTTTTTGTTGTTTAGTCCTATTTGCTTCCTGTAGCAAGGATGAAGATGGAAGTAAACATGGAACCTTAGTCTATGAGGAGAATTTTAATGGGAATAGCGGATGGGTAACTGGAAATGAAAACCAGGGGTTCAATTCTGAAGAGAAAGATGGCCATTATGTGGTAAGTTATAGGATTAATTCAAATCATGTCAATGGGAATACTGCTCCAAAAAGCATATTTGGACAAGCTAAAAAACAAATTCTCGAGATAGGATATAAACAAACCGCAGGAGTAGGAGATCCTGCGATATTTTATGGTCGATTGGAAAAGGGCTATTTATCTTGGATAGTTTTAAATGCTAATATTGGCTACACCGTTTTCAAACATATCGACGGAGATTTTAACCTGATACAGGATTGGACTAAATCATCTGCCATTCAAGGAATAGGAAAAACTAATATTTTACGGATAGAATTTGAAAATGGCAAAGTTGATTTCTTTATTAATAATACGCGGCTCTATACCTGGAACAACAGTGGTCTATCAGGTTTAGACCAAATTGGACTTGGAGCTGCTAATTACACAGACAATAACGATGAAGTTACCCTCATTGAATATGATTACATAAAAGCTTGGATTGAGGAATAGACGTACTCTTATTATGAATATCTAGCATGAACTGTTTTGGGGTGTCGCCATAGTAAGTCCTGAACACTTTGATGAAATGTGGAACACTGCTATACCCCAAAATACATGCTATCTCATTAACATTTAAGTTTTCATACAAAAGCTGTATAGCCTTCTCCATACGCATCTGTATAACAAGACCGTAAATGGTCTTTCCAAATTTTTTCTGGAAATCTGCTTTTAGTTTTCTTTCATTCAGCATAAACCGCTTTGCTAAATCTGCACTTGATGGAGGATTTTCTAAATTTTGAACAAGGAAAGATCTAATTTCTTCAAGTCTATTGTTTGAATTAGAACCCTTCGCTGGGACAACCTCTCCGGTATTGGTTTTCTGATATATCACAAACAGCAATTCTTTCAATTTAAGCTTCAGGTAATGATAGCGATGATGGACAACACTTTCATTATTCATGATTTCCTGCAGGATTTTCAAGATACCTAAATCCATAAATAACGTTTCATTCGGCCGATTCTCAGGTTTTCCACCCAGAATATATTGATGAAACGGGTCGTTGTCTATCCATTCTTCATCTTTTAATAATTGCAAATAAAAAGAATAGGTCATTTTTATGATGATATAATGTACCTGATCATTTTTCTCTATAACAATCTCTCCTCCTCCCCCTTGGGTATCTAAAAAGTTCCGTTGTAGCATCCCTATCCGATGTGAATAGCTTTCATTTCCAGCGCCATTGTTCACATGTGAGTTTCCTTTCAGATAAAAGAAGAAGCGGACATGGGGTTTCTCGGTCGACCATGTATTGGTCAGTGAACAGCAAGTATCCAGGTTAACCTCGGCGATATGCAATCCTTTTGCAAGCTGTGTTTTGCAGCATACTGTTATCCCATTCTGTTCATAGTCAAATTGATTGTCGTATACTGATTTATCATCATTTGTTGGATTGTCCTCTATAAAATTGTCGTATAAAACTCGTCTCAATTCAGTGATTTCTGAACGCACTACCATCCCTTTTTTCATTACTTTTTGTCCCGGATTTCGCTAAATATTTTCTATTGTAACTATAACTTTGCAAAGTTATTTATAATTAATCTAAATAGCAATAGGTTATTTATAACTAAAAGTTTTAATAGTTATTTCAATATTTTACTCAACAATGAAAAAAGTGTTACTCCTGATAATTATTATCGGATTATCAGCCCTCCAAGCTTTCCCTCAATCATCAAAAATAACTGGACATGTTTTCAACCAGAAAGGTCAAGTGATCGACCATGCTTCTGTACGCATATGTAAAACCGACCACCATTCAGAAGTTGATAAAAACGGTAGGTTTATCTTGTCGACTTCTGCAGGTGAATATGAACTTTCAGTCTCAGCAATAGGATACAAAAGTCAGCTTAGGCGGATAAAGGTTCATGACAATGAAAACATCAATCAGGTATTCTATCTTGAGATTGACCCAAGTACCAATATAGATCAAGTTGTGGTTCAGGGAAAAAGTGCGGTACAGAAAGTCCGCGAAACTCCATTCAATGTGGTGGCCATAGATGCAAAATCTCAGTACAATTCCACATTAGATTTAGCGCATCTATTAGATAAGGCTTCAGGCGTAAAAATTCGTGAAACGGGAGGTGTTGGTTCCGATATGAACATTACCCTGAACGGCTTTACTGGGAGAAACATCCGAGTCTTCATCGATGGAGTGCCTATGGAGGGAATGGGGTCTGCCTTTCAACTGAACAATATCCCTGTGAATGCCGCTGACCGCATTGAAATATACAAAGGAGTTGTGCCTATTGAATTTGGCTCAGACGCATTAGGTGGAGTTATCAATATAGTCACCAACCAGTCTGCCAATACATCCCTGGATGCATCCTATTCCTATGGATCTTTTAATACCCAGAGAAGTAACCTCAGTTTGAACCACACCTTCAAATCGGGAGTCTCACTCCAATTGAATGCTTTTCAAAATTATTCTGACAACAATTATAATGTAAAGACATCATACCGGATTTTTGCTAAGGACAATTCACCTGGATCCGAAGGAGATAATTGGCAAACCGGATCTGCATGGTCTGCAGACTCTTCTTGGTTCAGACGCTTTCATGATCATTACAGGAACGAGACCTTAATCGCCAAAGTAGGTGTGGTTGGTAAGAAATGGGCTGACAGAATGTTATTTGGGTTAACGATGGGACAAGTTCATCGAGATATCCAACATGGGTCTGAAATGAGGTATGTGTTTGGCGAAAGGACTGCATTCAGCAAATCTATCCTGCCCTCTTTCGTTTATGACAAAAGGAACCTATTAATTGAAGGATTAAGCGTCCGAGCAACAGGGAATTACAACTACGAAAAAGCTGGGAGTATAGATACTTCTGCTTATAAGTACAGTTGGGATGGCTCTAAAAAGAAAATGGCGGACCTAAGAGGGGTCAATGCAGCTTATGGTGAAGCAAGTCTAGGAATGGCGGAATATTCTAACAGCAACCAATCAGCATCCCTAGGTATCGGTTACCGCATCAACAAGAGTCATTCTGTTAGCATCAATAACAACCTCTCCTTTTATTCCAGAAAACCAAATCTGGAAAGTATTGCAAATGACCTTTACCCAGAACTTCCAAATGCAGCAGATAGCATGACCAGAACAAGTCTAAAGAATTCTTTGGGCTTTGAGTACAGATTTACCTTCAGGAAAAAATGGAACACCATCGTATTTGGAAAGCATTACTTAAACAGAGCAACCGGCCCACAAACCAACGAGGAATTAATAACTTCTAAAAGACAGGAAAACGCCTCTAAAACAGGTTACGGTATTGCGAGCAATTATTTCTATAAAGACTTCCAATTTAAAGCCTCTGCTGAAAAGGCATATCGATTGCCGAATGATCGCGAATTATTTGGCGATGAGCTTTTAGATGAAGGAAACATCACGTTACAACCGGAAGAGTCCAACAATTATAACCTGGGCATTACTTTCAACAAGGAAATCAGCCCTTCATACAGCTTGTTTCTTGACTGGGCGGGATACCATAGGGACACCTATAATTTCATCCAACGATTGCCAGGCAGAAAAGGAGATGCAATAAATGGTGAAACTGTATTCCAAAATAGGAACCACGGGCGAGTGACCAGATGGGGAACTGATTTTGAAGCACGCCTATACTATAAAAACAGGGCTTCTATAGGAGGTACATTTACTTACATGGATATCAGGGACAAGGCCCCTTTCTCCAACCTTGCCGAAACACAACCCAATGGCAACTATGGTTACCGAATGCCCAATCTGCCTTACTTCTTCTGGAATGTTGATGCCACCTATTACTTCCACAACCTTTTCGGTAAAGGAAATACCCTAAACCTCAATTACACCCTAAACTTTGTGGACAAAATCTACCTGCATTCCTATGCCTATGCCGATAGGGCATCCAAAGCAATTGTACCTCAGCAATTATATAGCGACTTCTCCGCAAGCTACATGCTTAAAAACGGTAAATACAATATCAGTGTGGAAGCCAGAAACCTAGCAGACGCCATGCTCTATGATAATTACAGCTTACAAAAACCGGGAAGAAGTTTCGCTGTAAAACTTAGGTATTACTTTATAAAACGCAATAACTCATCAATAAATTAACATCAATAATTTCATAAAAATGAAAAATCAATTAATCAAACAATCATGGATCTATGCAATGGCAATTTTAACCCTAGTTGCCTGTACAGAAGAAAACCCAGTACCTCCAACACCTGTAAAGGAGAACAAAGAAGGTAAATTTCTGGTTGCTGTATCGGTCCCTGGTTCAACT contains:
- a CDS encoding beta-N-acetylhexosaminidase; protein product: MKLIKTLSLCGILLLAGQVQAQKNNLEVKWDFNENYNPKDNLALKIIVKNNDMQNLNLKGYNLWFNSMYPIEEKSVDGYSIHNRNGNLYSIDFTDQSFIKAKDSLVIDYKSPYPITHTSLTPNGFYLQNRDNPKEIINIGHPQVIPLHLSSEEQNKFLNELFEKNASRISSGEQLILPTPAHIKVGKGTYKFNSDVSYYVHEHFNFALKPFQELAQQLSQFNFVNGNEGDANIKILYKKGMANEEYNLKIDNRGISIEASEPAGAFYALQSIKSLLTAEQLKGKADVSLPYLEVNDKPRFEYRGFMMDIARNFKGIETIKKYIDVLAQLKVNKLHLHFIDDEGWRLEIPSLPELTEIGSQRSPFYQDGTSIQPAYGSGTNVTEGHFLTKAQFQEILKYAAANYISVIPEIETPGHARAAIKSMETRYNRLMKAGKTQEAEEFLLYEAEDKSEYSSAQYWDDNVMNPALPSVYRFLDVVLDDIKKMYDEVGLKLEVVSLGGDEVPAGSWEKSPAIQALMEKEGFKTVYEVWPYYVKKINEICASKGLIMAGWEEFGMVNKGSGMVVNEELAHLNMHLDVWNNVIGGGHEDLVYKLANAGYKTMFISAANLYLDMVWDRDFREPGLKWAAISDLYHSFSLLPENFFSNMAITEPGKKLEPKYLASKVRLTEKGKSNLLGIKAALWAETVLTPERMDYMLFPRLYALSERAWAPKRVWEEDSKFDKKAFAQSYSDFVNKVGKKELPKLDLIADGFNYRLPSVGVVQKGNKIQANIEYPGFDIFYTLDGSEPNSGSQRFPIDGIQVKKGDKINLAVVDDKGRIGRVSTYLAQ
- a CDS encoding helix-turn-helix transcriptional regulator, with product MKKGMVVRSEITELRRVLYDNFIEDNPTNDDKSVYDNQFDYEQNGITVCCKTQLAKGLHIAEVNLDTCCSLTNTWSTEKPHVRFFFYLKGNSHVNNGAGNESYSHRIGMLQRNFLDTQGGGGEIVIEKNDQVHYIIIKMTYSFYLQLLKDEEWIDNDPFHQYILGGKPENRPNETLFMDLGILKILQEIMNNESVVHHRYHYLKLKLKELLFVIYQKTNTGEVVPAKGSNSNNRLEEIRSFLVQNLENPPSSADLAKRFMLNERKLKADFQKKFGKTIYGLVIQMRMEKAIQLLYENLNVNEIACILGYSSVPHFIKVFRTYYGDTPKQFMLDIHNKSTSIPQSKLLCNHIQ
- a CDS encoding TonB-dependent receptor plug domain-containing protein; protein product: MKKVLLLIIIIGLSALQAFPQSSKITGHVFNQKGQVIDHASVRICKTDHHSEVDKNGRFILSTSAGEYELSVSAIGYKSQLRRIKVHDNENINQVFYLEIDPSTNIDQVVVQGKSAVQKVRETPFNVVAIDAKSQYNSTLDLAHLLDKASGVKIRETGGVGSDMNITLNGFTGRNIRVFIDGVPMEGMGSAFQLNNIPVNAADRIEIYKGVVPIEFGSDALGGVINIVTNQSANTSLDASYSYGSFNTQRSNLSLNHTFKSGVSLQLNAFQNYSDNNYNVKTSYRIFAKDNSPGSEGDNWQTGSAWSADSSWFRRFHDHYRNETLIAKVGVVGKKWADRMLFGLTMGQVHRDIQHGSEMRYVFGERTAFSKSILPSFVYDKRNLLIEGLSVRATGNYNYEKAGSIDTSAYKYSWDGSKKKMADLRGVNAAYGEASLGMAEYSNSNQSASLGIGYRINKSHSVSINNNLSFYSRKPNLESIANDLYPELPNAADSMTRTSLKNSLGFEYRFTFRKKWNTIVFGKHYLNRATGPQTNEELITSKRQENASKTGYGIASNYFYKDFQFKASAEKAYRLPNDRELFGDELLDEGNITLQPEESNNYNLGITFNKEISPSYSLFLDWAGYHRDTYNFIQRLPGRKGDAINGETVFQNRNHGRVTRWGTDFEARLYYKNRASIGGTFTYMDIRDKAPFSNLAETQPNGNYGYRMPNLPYFFWNVDATYYFHNLFGKGNTLNLNYTLNFVDKIYLHSYAYADRASKAIVPQQLYSDFSASYMLKNGKYNISVEARNLADAMLYDNYSLQKPGRSFAVKLRYYFIKRNNSSIN